AGCATCACGTTCTGTTCGATCGCCTTGCTGAGCTCGCCGAACTCCTCGACCTTCTTCTCGAACGCTTCGAGCGCCTTCTCCGTGCAGAACCGCACCAGGTCTGGGCCGGGCTCGTTCTCCTGCAGTTCCGCGGGAGTGGCGTAGTCGAGCATGGGGAACACTTCGTTGAGGTCGGAGAAAAGCTTGTCGTAATCGAACTGGCTCTGCATGTCCTCGTCGTACACCCAGGCTTTGTCCACGATCTCCGCGATGGTGAGCCCGATTTGCTGGCGCAGGTCGTCGCCCACGTCCTTGCCCAACAGGATCTCGCGCCGCATCGCATAGATGTGTTCGCGCTGGGCGTTGAGCACGTCGTCGTACTCGAGCACGTGTTTGCGGGCCTCGAAGAAGTGGTTCTCGATCCGCTCCTGCGTCTTGGCGATCATGCCGCTGAGGAACTTCGCGTTCACCTCTTCCATGGGGGGCCACGCCTTGAGCAGCGGGTTCTGGAGCATGTTCGCGTTGAAGATGCGCCACAGCTGGTCCTCGAGCGCCACGTAGAACCGACTCTCGCCCGGGTCTCCCTGACGTCCCGCGCGGCCGCGCAACTGGTTGTCGATGCGCCGGCTCTCGTGGCGTTCCGTGCCCAGGATGTAGAGGCCGCCCAAGGCGCGCACCTCCTCGGCCAACCGGCTGCGCTCCTGGTCGTCCAGGGGAAGCGGGGGCGTGGCCCGTTGCTGGCCGCCGCGCCGGTAAGCCGTGCCGGTCTCCGCGTCTTCGAACTCGCGGTCGCCCGCGGCCGAACGCGAGCGCTCGACCAGCTCGTCGGACACGCGTCCACCCAAAAGGATGTCCACGCCGCGGCCCGCCATGTTCGTCGCGATGGTCATGGCGCCTTTGCGTCCGGCCTCTGCGATGATCAAGGCTTCCCTCTCGTGGAACTTCGCGTTCAACACGTTGTGCGGCACGCCGTGCTTGAGCGCCTCCTCAAGGTACTCGCGGTTTTCTTGCGCGAGCGAGAACTGGGCGAGAACCCACTCCATGATCGCGTCGGAGTGCGCGTCCGAGGGCAGCCCGCACTTGGCCATCATCTCGGCGAGTTGGGGCCGCTTGAGCTCCTGCAGGTCGGTGTTCATCACGTCCGTCGCGTCGGAGCGGTGCTCCTTCGGCACGTCTTTGTCCACCTCGAGCGCATGACGCAGCCGCTGCACGAGCACGAGCTTCTGCAGCATCTCCGCTTCCAGGCGCTTCGACGTCACCTCGGTCATTTCGATCGAGCGGGTGCCGACGAGGACCGGCTGCTGCTTCGTGTAGAGGCGCAAGAGCTCCCAGGCGATCCCGCGGAACTTCGCCTCCTGCGTCTTGTAGACGATGTCGGGCTGGTCTTGGCGCACCATGGGGCGGTTCGTCGGGACGCACACGACGTCAAGGCCGTAGATCTTGCGGAACTCGTCCTCTTCGGTCTTGGCCGTCCCCGTCATGCCCGACAGCTTGTCGTACAGGCGGAACAGGTTCTGGAACGTGATGACCGCGACGGTCTGGCTTTCGCGCTGGACCGTGACGCCCTCTTTGGCCTCGAGGGCCTGGTGCAGACCATCCGAGTACCGACGGCCGAACATCATGCGTCCCGTATTCTCGTCGACGATCACCACCTCGCCCTGCCGCACGACGTAATCCACATCGCGCTCGAAGAGTCCGTACGCCTTCACGCTCGCGTTCACGTGGTGGAACAGCTTGGGATCGCTGGCCAGATTGCCGATCTCCATGGTCTGCTCGACGAAGTCCATGCCCTCTTCGGTCATCGAGCAGCTATGGTTCTTCTTGTCCGCCACGTAGTGGACTTCGGGCTCCATGAGCCGGACCGTCTTGTCCACCTCCTTGTAGACCGACACGTCCTCCATCGAGGGGCCGCTGATGATGTGCGGCGTGCGCGCTTCATCGATGAGGATCGAGTCCACCTCGTCGATGATCGCGTAGTTCAGCTCGCGCATGGAGAGCTGGCTGACGTCGAACGCCATGTTGTCGCGCAGGTAGTCGAATCCGAACTCGTGGTTCGTCCCGTACGTGATGTCGCAAAGGTAGGCCTCGCGCCGAGAACACGGCACCAGGTCCTGGTAGCGGGGATCCTCGTGGGGGGCTCCCGGCACATACCGGTAGCTGCCGCCCAACTCGTCGGAGTCCGCGGACTGCCCCTGGATGATCCCGACGCTCAGGCCGAGGAAGTCGTACACGGGGCCCATCCACACCGCGTCGCGGCGGGCCAGGTAGTCGTTCACCGTGACCAGATGGGCGCCTTTGCCCGTGAGGGCGTTGAGGACCATGGGCGCGACGGCCACGAGGGTTTTGCCTTCACCGGTCTTCATCTCAGCGATGCGGCCTTGGTGCAGCACGGCGCTGCCCACGATCTGCACGTCGAACTGGCGCATGTGGATCAGGCGCTTGCTGACTTCGCGGACGAC
This sequence is a window from Fimbriimonadaceae bacterium. Protein-coding genes within it:
- a CDS encoding SEC-C metal-binding domain-containing protein; amino-acid sequence: MQFLRKLFDTSKKDVEALQPLVDQVNELEAEISALTDDELRAKGPEYRARIAQGASLDSMMPEVFAVVREVSKRLIHMRQFDVQIVGSAVLHQGRIAEMKTGEGKTLVAVAPMVLNALTGKGAHLVTVNDYLARRDAVWMGPVYDFLGLSVGIIQGQSADSDELGGSYRYVPGAPHEDPRYQDLVPCSRREAYLCDITYGTNHEFGFDYLRDNMAFDVSQLSMRELNYAIIDEVDSILIDEARTPHIISGPSMEDVSVYKEVDKTVRLMEPEVHYVADKKNHSCSMTEEGMDFVEQTMEIGNLASDPKLFHHVNASVKAYGLFERDVDYVVRQGEVVIVDENTGRMMFGRRYSDGLHQALEAKEGVTVQRESQTVAVITFQNLFRLYDKLSGMTGTAKTEEDEFRKIYGLDVVCVPTNRPMVRQDQPDIVYKTQEAKFRGIAWELLRLYTKQQPVLVGTRSIEMTEVTSKRLEAEMLQKLVLVQRLRHALEVDKDVPKEHRSDATDVMNTDLQELKRPQLAEMMAKCGLPSDAHSDAIMEWVLAQFSLAQENREYLEEALKHGVPHNVLNAKFHEREALIIAEAGRKGAMTIATNMAGRGVDILLGGRVSDELVERSRSAAGDREFEDAETGTAYRRGGQQRATPPLPLDDQERSRLAEEVRALGGLYILGTERHESRRIDNQLRGRAGRQGDPGESRFYVALEDQLWRIFNANMLQNPLLKAWPPMEEVNAKFLSGMIAKTQERIENHFFEARKHVLEYDDVLNAQREHIYAMRREILLGKDVGDDLRQQIGLTIAEIVDKAWVYDEDMQSQFDYDKLFSDLNEVFPMLDYATPAELQENEPGPDLVRFCTEKALEAFEKKVEEFGELSKAIEQNVMLRAVNDNWMEHLQTVEYIREGIGLRGYGQIDPLIAYKRETYDLFQSTLKSIRDQAVRMIYQATIQREQRPEPQMRRIEDEAAANTGPDNSAVSPVVQPNGSGYLGDVDWRKIGRNDPCPCGSGKKFKQCHYPSLRAEGVI